TGACCTGAAGCATCTCCTTCCACATGAAGAACTGCAGGTGACTTTCATAAGGccccaaagagagagaggcatttACCACTTTTAATTCATTGGCTCTGGGTCTGAATAAATGTTCAAGAGACACCCTGCTGTTATTCTCAGTCCAGCTCTTTATGAACCTCTCAGGGTCTGTGATATCCAGAACAGACGCTACATGTTCTTCTAGAACTCTGGTCTCAAACAAAGCAGTTTCCATGGTATTTAATGTGTCGCTCATTTTCTCCACAGCAgcttcctctttttgtttcagttcattcttgatctcctcttctctcctcctcaggaaCTGGTGCATCTCTTCAAACTGTCTGCTGATCTGGGTCGTCAGCTGCTGAGccttgtttttggtttttgctatctcctccctctgtgtgttggcCAGCATCTCTGTagcaatgacatcatcagcaatGTGTGGCACATATGCCTCCAACTTCTCCCTCAAAGGTGCCACTGCTTCTTTGACTGGTTTAAACTTGTGCCCTTGGTGCTTTTCCCCGTCACGGCATATGATACAAACTAACTGCTGATCTGTGACGCAGAACAGCTTCAGCCTTTCTTCGTGTTCAGAGCACTGCCATTCATCAACCTTTGAAATCAATAATTAAATGTTACAATACAAAGACAGAGAGCAAAATTAATGACACAAATGTGGGGCTGCAAATAACAATAACTAATATTATCCCAGCTTATCTTTTggtttaaatgtaatgtttcagttgttttgtcttcatagAACAAAGAGATACATTGTGATAAAGGACAAAGAAAAGTAGCAAATCCTCATATTTGATAAGCTCAAAACCGGaaaatagtttatttaaaaatgactgGAAAAGTGATTCAGTTATCTAAATAATTGAGTAGTTGGTTGCATCCCATTGCAGTGATAACTGAAGAAAGAGGTGACAGACTTACCTCTTTGacatttccttcctctctcctcttgttgACTTCTTTTTCAACAAGACTTTTCAAACTGAGATTGGTTGGAAGACATTTCCCCTCTTTTGGAATATCTGCTCTACACTGTGGACACTGATGCTGTGAACTCAGAGAAAGAGTAATACACTCTCTGCAGAAAGAGTGGCCACATAGGAGCACTACAGGATCAGTGAACAATGCCAGGCACACGGAACAAGTCAAATCTTCTGCGTACGAAGCAGACGCCATGGCTCCGTTTGCTCTTCCTTCCCCTGTCAAAACCAGTTTAAACCGGGCTGAGCAAGTTCATACTTTCACTTCTGTTTTCTCAGAATAGCCACACCCTATGGTGATGTCACTTTGACAGTAGACAAAGAGGATGGGGAGCATGGAAAATGAATACAGACAAGCCAAGActaacttcaaaataaaagagggaaTAATAACTGCAGATCATAACACACTCAATTGGAAGTGTTTGGCTGAAAGACATAACCAGTAGTAAGGTAGAGTTAGCAGAGTTCATGAAGGTTATATACTAACAAAGCTGTAAACATGATGTAACACTCAAACCTTGGTTATGCGTTAACTCTTTCTTAAAACAAAAGTCCGATTCCATATGTGCATTGAAAGTGTCTCCCTTtctgtaataataattaaaaactatgtggacagaaaaaaataattgtatttgaCTGTTTCAAATCAGCAAAGCAACAGCAGCCAGGCAGCTAGCAAACACATGAAGCAAATATCCTCAGTCATCAACAATGGATGTTATTAAAGATTATCATGGATGGACTGAAGATGGGATTAATTGAAAaccatgaaaacacaacaaggtgtcatcttcttcttctgtttttattgtgtgtattttcttttttaattgtcgttttgtttttctggatgTGTTAGTGTGAGGTGGATGTTTGGATCTCAATGTGGACACATGACCtggtgtaaatgtaaacaggatACATTTACCAAGATACAATCTGgatcaaaatgcattttaagcCAAGTCAGACTGTTGAAGCCTCCTCATATTGGTTTCCATCTTCTGAACATGGATACAGTATATTTgttgtaaacacaaaaacaactgaggaGTTTTCCACAAAATTTGGTGTAAGGAAGTGAAATGAGCCAAAAcctcagggaataattaatggaccttaatgacaaataaatcaggAATATTAAGGAGACGGATATCTATGAGTGGGTGAAATTTGCTGCAGGAtgattgttgggccttgatggaggAATGCGCTCTGTCGAATGCCTTTCTTGTTAAATTGTTTGAGGTCTTGGTCAAGCCACAGATATTGTCATCAGTCATAGTGGTAGTTGTCAACTGCTGAGTCAGCTGGATTGTTCAGCACAACAATTGGTCCAAAGCTGATAGCACCACAGGGGTAGAACATCATTGGTTCAGAGGATTTCTCCTGCAGGCAGAGTTTATGTATAAGAAGTGATTAGTACCAAGCACAAACGGCAACGGAGAAGCTGAACATGGAGACAATAAACATGTAGAACACCACTCTATAGCTACTTTCAGATGTTCACTGAATTTCAGAGAATCTCTTGGCATTCTTCCGAGGGGTGTTGAAGAGAAGTCTCATGAAGTATACACAGAGGCAGAATTGTGGTTCATTCCAAAAGCTACTACAGCTTTTATATCCTTTGATAAACAATACAGGCGTGTGCATGTCCCATTCCCAGTAACGACTCActtagtgtgtctgtgcatatcTTATCTTCAAGCCAATTGTGTGTGCGTCTTGGTATGTTTCCTTCCAGATAAAGACACAACTGGGGATTGTTTTTTCTCGTTCTGCAGCCAAGTCTACAAGCAAGTTGTGTAACACTTGGCCATTTAGATGTCGAGCTTCAATCGGGGCTGCATGTGAAAACCCAAATGTCCAAGTAGGAGGCAATGCACTTTCTGCGACCTTTTCCACAATTTCTACTGCCAGCTGCtttgtaaaaactctggattatgtctgaatgagcccatgACAACACATTGGGGGATCCTCAgcaggattcactgtgagtgagtgggtgtgttgatggtGTTTCTAATATGTGGCAGacacaaaaatgttaaaagGAAATCTGCAGCCTCTATcagttgtcaggcagtgcaCACTTATATGGGTGCAGCTTTGATTCAAGGACCAATGGGAAGGGGGGGTGGGATGTATTAGTTTCATCTTTTCAAAGTGCAATCTGCTATTGCTAGCTTCTCCaagattaccaaccctagctttaatgtTAATCATCAAACCATGGCAATCCATCGAAAAGTAAAGGATGAACATGGGTCtctataaaaaaacaatgtatgCAGTGGCGGTTTTTGGCACGGGCGAACCGGGGCGACATTTTTTTCAGGTCACGTGGGGGGTGGTACgagcacttaaaaaaaaaaaaggaaattggcAAATtggcgccccctgcagctgctgcaggcgccACTGCTTGCTGAGAAGGTGCCGCACGGTGCACAGAGGctgtgtgagaaggggaggggcaGGCTGGGGACAGTTCACCTCTGGGTTTCCCAAATAGAAACGGAAAAGGGGGCTGGGGGGGATAGAAAGTGTATCGTATAGTGCAATACACTAATGAATCTTCCAAATAAGCTCGGGAGAGCTCGGAGGGGGTCTCGCCcagggagtaactcaatgtagaaccaccactgaatatatgtgtgtatatatatatattatattgttcagtttttttttggttttcaataaaatatataattttttcaataaaatatataattttgttTCCCAGGTCTGAAACTTAAATCCACAATCCCCTTTAGTGGCAATGAGGCACTGATCACCCTCCATACCGGAGCTTACGCCGATCGGGCTACAACCCGGCTCTCTCCATCTCGGGAGGGCGCTAACCAACCGCATCCTCCGATGCTCCAACACAATTCTAACCTTTCCTCCGACACACGCGAACAACGGCAGACTGCGCGAGAAGAGTCGTGCACTCATAAACATGCATTTCAAGGTAAGCCTGCTCATGTCGTGTGTAATGCGGGAGGATGCGCTCCTCGGTGCGGCTGTAGCGCAGCATCAGCAGCGTGGAAATCCACATGTGCAAAGCTGAAATGTTTCCTGTGTAACATCTGGAGCGAGCACAGAGGCGCTGCCCGTCTGCTGCCCCTGATGCCTGTGTGACACTGGTGAGGCTAAAGTGAACAAAAGGCTTGTTCATCTGCAGCATCTGGTCGCATTAATCCTTCACATGGAGCTCCCTCTAATCCATTCACTACTGAGCTGAGGCGAATCGTTTTTAGACGAAGGTAGACAGTATTGTGTATGATATAATATTAACAAAGCAACAGTATGTCGCCATTAATTGGGGATGGGCTTTAGTAGTTCATTGCAGCTATATCTGGGTATTTAAGGTACATAGACTGACTGATATCAATCTTAAATCGTCTAATCCTCATGTCTCCACCACGTGCTTGATCAACGGAATTGCTCTTGTCAAATTGATGATCCACTGCTTATTTACAGCCACAGCACACTAAAGCATGTCTGTCAGTGTAGGGATTCCTGAAGGGGACTGGGTTCTACCATGTCCTCATCGAGGGTCGGAACCATCTCTCAAATTACGTGATGGTCTCCTCATCAACAGCCAgtgctctttctgtctctctgcatcGGCTTCCTGGAAGGTGCATAGGCGGAAACACGACATCTGTGGCTTCCTGCAattgttgtctttgtttcctACAAAATACACAGCTGATAATGTACAAGGCCAGACACTCACACCCGCATGTGCATGAGCCAGGCTATGTGGTCCATACAGGAGGCATTTAACACAGAGTAAGTTCACGGGAGTTCAAGGGATTCCCAACTCTAGAAGTTTGTGACTGTTCTGTGTGTCAGGGGGCGTTAAACAACACTGGAGAAGTAGTTAGATCACAGCGATTTGAGCATCAAGTCTTCACAAAATTTTACATGACTCTATATTAGTTGGATTAAtccagaatcagaatcagaaaagcttttattgccaagtaagtttacacatacatggaatttgttttggtgttgttggtgcatgtcagacatctctatatataagaagataagaaaatcaataataaaataatacagtCTAGACATGTTTTAGTGCATCAAATGATCTAGTTTGGATAATAATTTAGATAATGTTTTCTAAAGGTGGGGACATTTCTCGATTCTTAGATCCATCTCGAAGCCGAAATGgactctgcatcgatgcagagacGGAACATAATCGATTCGGCTTCTTAATACTTTTAGCAATGGCCTGCCGCTTTATAATTATAAccactgctgcttcaggatcaggacagaTGCATATTGGCatcctccctccactctcccgctgacctgtgctcactttacactttaacagtACATCAACACTAATCAGAACCTGAACACTACTAACGtttgctctgtgtttgttgatttgcttTAGCGTTTATGAGGGCAATATATAAACGTGTGCACGTAGTCCATCTGCTTACACGCAACACGAGACgcacacagccaggacatcagggttaaagtgactggAACGATCCAGATTCAGGATCCAACACCATTGAGTAATTGTGGTTATGAGTTTTCGTGAGTGACAGatgggcagacacacacacacacacacacacacacacacacacaggagagaagtCCTCCCTGCagaatattttaattattattatcactttttgttttacttcatcGTTGCAGAAGTGACGACCCGTTTATGcaggaacataaatattatTTCAGCAAGTTTTTGTAAACATCAGCTCTAAGTGTgatgattagaaaagagcagaggaggggaatTAGATCAGCAAAGTAATGGACCTGAATGCTGCCAATGGTATCCGGGCAGGGCCACCCTGATACAGTAATCTAAATTGAATCAATGTGGAGAACACTCACCACTGTTACACACTGGCTGTTGTCCgatttttgaattgaaaagcttattttgtaaattacagtTCAATTCAAATAACAGTTACAgtctaaaatattttttaaaagcacaaatcACAAGGCTAGTGAAGATGCACACCTCTAGTAGTCATACATCTACTATTATGACAAATCTGTTATTCATCATaatctaaatatttatttttcatgtcaaAGTTCAATGGTTGGACACAGGATGTCCTCAAGTTGACTGAATTGCAATTCTTGTGAGTTTCTGTGTGCACTAGAAGCTTCAAATGTCCAAGTTGCATTTGTGCAAGTTATATACTTGAATGTGATTGTCTTCCAGACTAATGGACGGAAGCTTGGGAGCCAGTGTAGGCAGCTAACTCCAGCTGCGCTGCTCTAATCATGTGACGTCCATCACTCTCCACATGCCTCCATCAGACACACCCTCCCGATTTCGCGATTTATTTAAGCTGCAAAGATTTGCCATCCTTCCCTTAGCTTGTCACGGTTTTCCCTGCAGGGAAATTGTGACAAAATTCTGAGGTAATGGCTCATAGTGATCACATATGTCCCAGGCCaaatccacacagacagaaactaGAACAAACGGATTCACCTGCtcacttctgtctctctccctgacaCGCAGacagccagacacacacacacacacacacacacacacacacacacacacacacacacacacacacacacacacacacacacacacacacacacacagtgtaacgtgtgtaaactcagactgggttaaaacaacagaatttgtcAACTTAGGTAGTGTAttgagagctggaggagatggtgaGGTGTGGTTGGTTCGGCTCGATTCAGTTGGCAGTGCGCAGCGTAAATGATGAGACACAGAtgggagcagtaaattacttaCAGAGTTGGTAAAAATGGTAAACAGATTTTTTATGGGCCCAAGCATGTATGGAGAAacccaaaatgaacactgtaagcAGACTCAGTGAAGCTGTGCATGTTTCTCTGGTTTGTCACCAGCCTTCACCTGCTACAACTTGAATTCCTCTCATTAATAAACCACTTAATCATTTGTACCTGTGTGTTGTACCTACTGCTTAATCTGGTTGCAGAGCACTATTTTCAAGTGACTGCAAGTTactaaaaaactattttcttcaGGTATTTTGCAAGTAAATTTGTGAGTAATATCAAAACATCTTCTCACAAATTTATGATCCAATTTTCTAGAGAATATCCTCCTTTGATAAATCTATCACTTTGCCCATATACCACCACTACTGATGGTGGTAAGCCAGTCGCACACAGTGTGATAGTGTTTTTGGGCCATAGCACTAGGGCAGCATTATATCAAGAAAACATGCAAGATGCGATAACCTTGTTGAATCAAGATGACGATATGACTTGCAATAAATCAACAAGTGCTTAAGTATAcaggttaaaggtccagtgtgtaagatttaggtgaaagggaactattggcaaaaaatttaatgtagaataatcctcatgatgttttcactagttcgtttcatctaaattgtatgaattgtagttttctttaaaccagaaaagaccctttatatttaaatactttatatttacatggaggggaccctctctatggaggccgccatgttttttacagtagtccagactgaacaaactaaacaccttttgagtttttatgacaactgaagctaccacagtttcttttgcatgtttggaagaagagggtgaggtgaggggtggtcagctgcaacatgcaacttcaacactcgatatcacaaaattctacacactgtacctttaagtctttCTACCTTGATTTCACTGCTAACAATAAGGGTTCTATTCAGACACTGAAACATTTTAAGCATTATTTCCATTAAACAACATGGTTTTATTGAAAGCAAATCCACCAGGTAACGGACACAGGGCCCAAGGACAGCACCACAGCCCGTGGGAGAAGAGACACAGCCCAGCCACCGTGCCAGCAAGTCCggggcagacacccagggagccatgcacagctccactaagtccactaacagtgttcattttgggaCTTTTCATACAAGTTTGAATTTTGGTGTGTCTATATCATTTACACTATTAACTGCACCAACTATGCAAAACCAAAGTGAGTACGCCCCCATCTCCTCTGGCTCTCCATACATTGACTAAGTTTACaaagtctgttgtttttacccagtctgagtttacacgtGTCCGATCACACGACCAAATGGTCACGCGAGATAGGGTTtagtgtgcgcgtgtgtgtgt
This sequence is a window from Paralichthys olivaceus isolate ysfri-2021 chromosome 6, ASM2471397v2, whole genome shotgun sequence. Protein-coding genes within it:
- the LOC109630546 gene encoding nuclear factor 7, ovary-like, which translates into the protein MASASYAEDLTCSVCLALFTDPVVLLCGHSFCRECITLSLSSQHQCPQCRADIPKEGKCLPTNLSLKSLVEKEVNKRREEGNVKEVDEWQCSEHEERLKLFCVTDQQLVCIICRDGEKHQGHKFKPVKEAVAPLREKLEAYVPHIADDVIATEMLANTQREEIAKTKNKAQQLTTQISRQFEEMHQFLRRREEEIKNELKQKEEAAVEKMSDTLNTMETALFETRVLEEHVASVLDITDPERFIKSWTENNSRVSLEHLFRPRANELKVVNASLSLGPYESHLQFFMWKEMLQVIQPRAELLSLKSDVKNITVSDDGRNLMYSPIIIKAQCCNQMCQSLGFVQRGSVHRSFGSNSFERGSVPRSFGSNSFSFNETCREDSSARYASAFSSNNFTSGQHYWEIEVGKQNYWKVGLRQNYLSYNEQEYVTSDPPTKLTLTRRPQKIGIYLDCLSKKLSFYDAENMTHIHTMSAFVPAEAYFEYKFSQAADHNPLRVCWF